The Ananas comosus cultivar F153 linkage group 6, ASM154086v1, whole genome shotgun sequence genome segment ATTTTGCGGCTGCACATCATAATTCTATTTCAGTTGATGTAAATAAAGATGCTAAATTGTTTCCGCAACGCAGGCGAATTCTTTGTCGTTCTCGGTGATTCTTATTCTGTCACTTGTAATGGGCATTGTCCTCAACTTCACCATGTTTTTGTGCACCATTGTCAATTCTGCGTTGACAACTACCATTGTTGGAGTTCTTAAAGGGGTGGGCTCCACTGtgagtactctctctctctctctctctctctgctatTAAGCATATGGTTTGTTTCGATGCAATCATTTTTATCCTCTTCCCAGACCCTCGGCTTTGTCTTGTTGGGAGGCGTGCAAGTTCGCGCCCTCAATGTGACCGGGCTGGTCATCAATACAATCGGCGGTGTTTGGTACTCGTACGCAAAGTATCagcagaagaagaaaaaagtgcGGAAGGCGGAATCTGATGAAGAGAGCCAAGAGGCACGGAAAATGTAGAAACCAATTTCGGtactcacactctttccctgtGTTCAGTTTCTATATCATTTCACAACTCGGCTACGTTACTTCGATTGAGCCACAACACtttcaaaggaaaaaaagcaataaaactGATGATCATCATAGTCGTAAAAGTAGCCAATAGCTTTCTATCTTCGCCAAATGGAGCCTACTTCAATTCATTATctataagaataaaaatcatCATCTTTGTATTCTTTCATACACATTGCAAGAATAATCTGATTTTTTATAACTCCTTGTGAACAACATATATATGGGCTTTTGGGAGAAAAACAATGATGGTATTTTTGGGTCCGGTCTCAGTTCAAAATTACCCAACTGGGCTGAGCCAAATTGGAACTCTCCGCTTGGCCTGGGTTAGTCAAAGAAACCGAGAATTTGGGGTTGATCCGAAGTTTATCGGGCCTCTAATTCGTAAATGTGGTTTGGCCCAGTGAACTCAGACCCGACAAGCATGTCGGGTCACGATCTCAAACTGGATTTGCTCAGGTTTACGCTCATAAGACCCGTTTGGTGTTGAGATTCATCTAAATGCTAATAGACAAAATAGAATTGGAGCGGAAGTATGTAATAATTATGTCTCCTTATTTTTCGGTTcgatattagaatatatatcgCAACTAGTTTATGATGATACACCTATTGtgatattacgtacgaaaataacTTGCGAATTTACATTTTTACCGTACGTAAAGCAATATCTGTGCAATTCCAATATGAGTCATCATCTCTGAGCGGAATTGCGGAGACCACGAAGATCTAAACCACTGGCATTTAGAGAGGTTGCTTTAAGTTCGGTCTCGTTGATTCCAAAGGGGACCGCGTCCAGCCCGTCTTAACATCTTACGAGCTTTCTAGTTTGTATACGGTGCGAACTCGCGACTTAGACTCACATTCGGGACACGGAATGTCGAGTTCCAAACTCGCGAGTTGGTGAAGTTTCAATTGACAAACACCCCCCAAAGTCCACTCATCCTAGTCAATTTCAcaaaaaacaataaaagaagTGTGAATAGGCATGAGGGTTGTAGACAAGCTAGGGACCCCTCCACAATAATAGATTAACTTGTTTGGAAGTTACAATGTCAATTTCCTCAAAGAATACCTACTATAGAAATCTATAGTAGATGCTCTCATTTTCAAGGGAAAAGAAATTGATCGCTCAACCCACAAAATGCTCGTGATCATGAAATTTGAATAGAAGCCCTTCTAAAgctgtcaaaaaaaaatagaagagcaTATTGTACCATTTTTTCGTTCATACGCATGTCAAATTTGTTAGGATTGCGATCAGTAGAAATAGCGGCGTGGAGCGTATTTGTTTGACATGCATGTAAAATGGGCGTAGATATAGCATTAGTTGTGGTTGTCATagaaaatttcttataaatGAGAGTTTTATTAATGTTATATTATTCAACAATACATGTATTTATTCATACATAGCACAATATGTTGTCTGAAACTGTAACCCTTCAAGAACCATAAAcatgttttccttttctttttctttttctttttctttttctttttttgaggatAAGAGCATACAACTAATTATATATGCAACAAACATGTTCTGAAACTCTAACCCTTCAATTTCTTGCATGACatcaaaaagaaaatgagaaaaaaaaaatccaaaatttgtcAACTACCCAACTtactagaaaaaattttaatttgcttgcCCGAGCTTTAGCGAATTTTCGCTTTATCATTAACTCTGCAATTTTCTCTTTGCATTACTTTATAgagaatttaataaatttagtacTCAATTTGAAGCTATATATTCTGAATTTGAGTTGATGATTAGCTAATTTAGAGTTTGGAATTTCTAAAGTTTGAgatacgaaaaataaaaatgtaagcAAACTAACAATaagtgagaaaagaaaaaaaaaaaaaaaaaaaaaaaaaaacctttgtgGCATTTGGTAGAGCATCATTAGTGCATTACAACTTGGAATCACAAAATCACAAAATCTAAGCAGTTCACTGTTCACATCAAAAAGATTGGTGGATAAATCGATGAAAAATTCTATCTGTAAACTCTGTTATAGcgtgtaaatcttacacttcgtcattttaaaaatttcaaaaaagtgcatttgatttttttttttttggccacgTCAGCATTGGAAAGTTCATCTCAAGTACTCATGAGAGGTAGCTCAAAGGTACCTCTCATGATAAATAATTCCatcttatataaaattttaaaaaaaattcattttaaaaagtaaagaaaaataaaggaaaaacttcaaatacccccttgtagtttcactctttctcactttagtatcctgcggtttaaagtgtattaagttagcaTCCTtgggtttcacattttctcactttagtacactatagtttaaagtgtatcaaattagtatcctgtggtttcgcactttctcacattaataccctgtagtttaatattttattaagaaaataataaaaccacaggatactaacttgatacaaaaataaaatcacagggtactaacttgatataaaaataaaaccacagaatactaacttgatacactttaaatcatagggtacttaagtgagaaaatgcgaaaccataaggtactaacttgatacactttaaatcatagggtactacaatgaaaaaattcgaaaccacatgaggatttttgaagtttttccaaaaataaataataccaCTAGAAGAAGCATATGGAGTagagctattttttttttcaaataatgtTAGACATGTATGTAATATGAAAACTTTTAATTAAGTATGAGAAAATGTAAAGGCTTTTTTTTTGTGAGCGGctaataagttttttattttattttcttaaaaaaatcattttctcGAGCGGCCTATCATATTGTGCCACGTGGATGATGAGCTGGCATTTCCTGTACTGGGCATTGGCCTTAACTAACAATAAATGACCCACATTTTTACATTgagtttttaaaaatgtttagaTAGTCCCTGTACGATTCCAGTGTCACTTTGCAATTAATATTGTAGTTCTTGtttgtggaaaaaaaatatttttttttaaatgaccTTGTTTTTAATCATAAGTGAATTATATATTTCAGATTACTCCAAAAATGATTAAGtgtaattttacaataaaatccTATTTGTTTTAGTGATCAGAAATTAAAGTACAATATATGTGACGGTTTTAAGGAGTAAATCTTCAAAACTAAAAGCACGGGGACCAAGTTGCCATATGAGAATAACATAGAGatcatttatacatttttccgcTTCCTGTTTATGTTATCTAAATTatgtttattaattttatctcctaaaaatcatcaaatatatcttaatctatctatatctatatctatatctatatcttctatacctatacattattcctCTTaaatttgccacatggcaacATGTCCTTCATTGTTGAGTGTGGGCTTTAATTAGAACCACATGGCAACATGTCCTTCATTGTTGAGTGTGGGCTATAATTAGAACCAGCTCAAATCCTCcacatattttcttctttttttgtttgcatcggactgaatttttctctttctttgtctGAACCGAATTGGTTATTGTTAAGTGTGGGCTCTTCCGAAACGGCTCAAgtcttctatatatttttctctttctttacttgaaaTGAACatgatttctctctttctttatttgaatcgaacctggtcaaccttttttttttgggcttgaaccgaaccggatcacaCCTCTATATTGAGCTGAActgttcttcttcatcttcttttagTTTTCTTTATCAACAAGATGAATCTCACCCTTTAACGTCGTTTCTTTCATTgcctttttctcttcctttgtcatcgttttttatttttttttcaattatttatcCATCGCATCGCACGGGTTACTATACTAGTAAAAATTATGATTATtccaaaatttcattttctTAATACTAATTAAGCAATACTCTGCTGAGTTCTATAGTAATCTCAATTGCCCTGTATTCAGAtgctttaatttattattattttttttaaaaaaaaatgccttCATGATGTAAGCATTTAATCATTCTGAGTTATTCACATGTAGAATGATTTTGTCCTTTTGATTGAGACAAAGATAAGCAGTTGAAGAACCAAAATTAATAACTTGATTAATTATTTAGTCCTATgatcttactatatatatatatgtgactTTATTATGGctaatgattattattattatgatgatTCCCCaaaatttcactctctctcctaGACACATccttttcaaattaaaatacatttCCTTTAACTAAAGGCAATAAGAAAAGGCTTTAAATGACTAAATTATCCTCAATAATACATTATAATAATCATTCTAAACTCGCGAGAACTATAATTAGGACCTACATTTTTAAACGCTCCAGTTATTAAATAAGCACCTAAACTAACCATTTGTTGAAGTACAAAGCTTGATTACACACAGATACACCCCCTAAACCAGCTTATCAATCATTGTTAGTAGATAATGATGTAAGGGTATATTAGTCATTTCACATCATCACCAATCTTGTTAAAGAAAAGGGCATATTCTTTGTCAGatgagtgtatatatatataattttctccCCGTTAGATAAGATTATGATGTGGCTCCTAACATACATAGAAAAGTTGGTCAATcccataaaaaagaaataattgcttACGTACCACTCAAAAGttctcaatttttatatttattttttaaaaattactataCTGAAATATATCCATCTAAAATTTCTTTATTAATCATACGCGAACAAATTTggaattttatacaatttttgaaAGGTAAATATAAAAGTCGAAACCTTTTAAGGGTAAATTACCATTTAAGTTTGAACAAAATAACTGTTTTCTAAAAGCATTTTACTCTGTTTCCATATTACCCAATAGAAAGATGAAGCAAAACTGatgagaaaatagaaaataaaaacctcctttttttggcttttgaaaTGCCAAAGGTTcctcttttactcttttttttttttttgtttctatgtCCTACATTTCAAATTGGCATTTACATTTTTGGTGTTCCTCTCACTATGCACACAAAAAAAACAGTGGTCATGTGTCTGTACATTTcaggaaaagaatgaaaaaaaaaacaacagtaAAAAGTGGAGTGTCTTCATTTATTTCCCACCCAAAACACAAAGAAGGTCATCTTGGAACCTCACCATTTTCCCTGTAAGTTCTTATCCCTCCCATTACAATGATTTATTTTCCTttcttattttccttttttttttttggttgaaaagGACCTATCATTACCATTACATCCAATGTAATTGTAGCTGTCTCTTTCTCCATACTCAGCTTAAAAAAACTGGTTTgatgcactttttttttaaaaaaaaatctattttatttCAACCTTCCTTCAACTTTATCTGAGCATCTATGATCTACTTTGTTTTATCATTTTGGTTTTACAATAATAGTTTGTTGAGTTGCCTCTTTTGACCCAAAAAAGAGTTGAGAAATTATTTTCTGATACAAACTGCTGGGAACTTCTGACAGAATACTCACATGTTTTGCAGCTTTTCTTGATACCTTTCCCTAACACTTTCTTAAGCTCTCCTCCTCACATTTGTACTACATTGGTGTGATATATTCCTGGCCATGAATGAGTTTACTGCATGAAGATTCGATTTTGGTGTCGAAAACCGCCGAAATTCTCGATTTTGAGATCCGGGTAGTGGAAGGTTTGCTGAGCAGCGTGAGCAAGTTTTGTTCTTCGGAGCAGAAAAGAAGCAATGGTGGTCGTGGCGATGGAGAGCCCGAATTACTCGGTAGTCGAGATCGACGTCCCCCCCGCTCACTCCGCCGACAAGGGCCGCGGAAAGAATGCGAAGCAGTTCACATGGGTCTTACTTCTCAAAGCTCACCGCGCCGTCGGTTGCCTCGCTTATTTGGCTGCCACGCTTTGCGCCCTTCCTAAAACCATAAAGAAGAGGCTAACACTTCAGCACCAGATCCCCTCCAAGAGTGATAAGCTCAGCAAGGGAAGTTTACTGTTCAAGTTCATCAGGGGGTTCTTGGTTCTGTCTCTGGTCACTCTCGCCTTCGAGCTCGTTGCCCATTGGAATGGATGGAACTTTCAGAAGCCGAATTTGCATTTGCCGGAGAGCAGGGAGATTCGAGGGTGGACGCATTCGGCGTACCTCTCGTGGCTTTTGTTCCGCGCTAACTACATTGCGTACCCGATTCAGGTTATGTCGAATATATGCGTCGTTCTCTTCCTCATACAGTCGGCTGATCGGCTCATCTTGTGCCTTGGTTGCTTCTGGATTAAGCTGAAGAATATCAAACCGAGAATCGAAGGAGATCCTTTCAAAGCAGATGATGGTTCGGAGTACGAATACCCGATGGTTCTAGTTCAGATTCCTATGTGTAATGAGAGAGAGGTAATGAACTAAATTTTACGGTTTCTGCAATTCAATACAGTTGTTTTGAACAAGTGAGTGTTGATTTAACTGTACCAGGTTTACGAGCAATCGATTTCAGCTGTTTGCCAACTTGATTGGCCGAAAGATCGACTTCTGATTCAAGTTCTTGACGATTCAGACGACGACAGCATCCAGACATTGATCAAGGCTGAAGTTTCCAAATGGAAGCAGCGAGGAATCGACATAATTTATCGGCATAGGCTGGTTAGGACCGGTTACAAAGCTGGGAATCTGAAGTCCGCGATGAGCTGCGACTACGTTAAGAACTGCGAATTTGTTGCGATATTTGACGCCGACTTCCAACCCAACCCCGACTTCCTGAAGCAAACAATTCCGCATTTTCAGGTAAAATAATCACTTATTCTGCTACATTAATCCCACTAAAGAGTTCTATACTTATATGCAGCATTATATTCGAGATTATTCGCAGGGAAATCCGGATCTTGGGTTAGTTCAAGCGCGGTGGAGCTTCGTAAACAAGGATGAGAACTTGTTAACTCGTCTTCAATATATAAATCTGTGCTACCACTTCGAAGTGGAGCAACAAGTGAATGGAGTGTTCCTAAATTTCTTCGGATTTAACGGAACGGCGGGTGTTTGGCGAATCAAAGCATTGGAAGATTCAGGAGGTTGGCTCGAGCGAACCACCGTCGAAGACATGGATATCGCTGTTCGCGCTCATCTCAACGGGTGGAAATTCATCTTCTTAAATGATGTCAAGGTACTCAAAATTACTACCAGAGCATTCCTTGGCATGAAATTCTTCTGAAATCAGATCAGTTTTGTTGATTAGACACACACTTTTTTCCAAAGGTCTTATGCGAAGTTCCGGAATCGTACGAGGCTTATCGGAAGCAGCAGCACCGATGGCACTCGGGTCCGATTCACCTTTTCCGATTATGCCTTCCATCTATCATAACATCAAAGGTATGGAATCCTCTTGAGTACAAATTACGCAATCGATACATCTCGCaataaaaatttggtaaaaatgcATAGAGCACTTGATGTTTAGAAGTTTTGATTGACCATTTAACCTTTCAGCATCCTTGATTTGTCATGCTATTAGTGTTTATAACTTTTCCGACAGAATATTCCGTAATCTTTTTCCACCGTCGAGTTCTGACAAAATTTGACGTAATTTTCTTACAATTCCAAGTAAGGTTTATACATCTTCATCTGAAAATCTTCTGAACAAATTAAACATAATCTGTTTCGCAGATATCTGTATGGAAGAAGGCAAACTTGATACTATTATTCTTTCTCCTAAGGAAGTTGATTCTGCCATTTTATTCGTTCGTATTGTTTTGCGTAATCCTTCCGTTAACAATGTTCGTGCCGGAGGCCGAATTGCCTGCTTGGGTCATCTGTTACGTGCCAATTCTTATGTCCTTCTTAAACATATTTCCCGCACCGAAATCCTTTCCTTTTGTAGTTCCGTACCTCCTTTTCGAGAACACCATGTCGGTTACTAAATTCAATGCTACGATTTCTGGTTTGTTCAAACTGGGGAGTTCATATGAGTGGGTTGTCACTAAGAAAGCGGGCA includes the following:
- the LOC109711320 gene encoding probable xyloglucan glycosyltransferase 5, translating into MVVVAMESPNYSVVEIDVPPAHSADKGRGKNAKQFTWVLLLKAHRAVGCLAYLAATLCALPKTIKKRLTLQHQIPSKSDKLSKGSLLFKFIRGFLVLSLVTLAFELVAHWNGWNFQKPNLHLPESREIRGWTHSAYLSWLLFRANYIAYPIQVMSNICVVLFLIQSADRLILCLGCFWIKLKNIKPRIEGDPFKADDGSEYEYPMVLVQIPMCNEREVYEQSISAVCQLDWPKDRLLIQVLDDSDDDSIQTLIKAEVSKWKQRGIDIIYRHRLVRTGYKAGNLKSAMSCDYVKNCEFVAIFDADFQPNPDFLKQTIPHFQGNPDLGLVQARWSFVNKDENLLTRLQYINLCYHFEVEQQVNGVFLNFFGFNGTAGVWRIKALEDSGGWLERTTVEDMDIAVRAHLNGWKFIFLNDVKVLCEVPESYEAYRKQQHRWHSGPIHLFRLCLPSIITSKISVWKKANLILLFFLLRKLILPFYSFVLFCVILPLTMFVPEAELPAWVICYVPILMSFLNIFPAPKSFPFVVPYLLFENTMSVTKFNATISGLFKLGSSYEWVVTKKAGRSSESNLLDAAEKETKNQMTNNKVKEQEKAASPTARKVNKIYKKELALALLLLTAALRSLLTAQGIHFYFLLFQGAVFLLVGLDLVGEQLS